The DNA segment TTCAGCAGGTCATTGCCGGGTGCGGGGTGCGTTGGAGGAAGAGAATGCGTTGGGTGGGGGGTGGGGGTGTGAACGGGTGATTTGGCGCCGGGGCGAGGGGGGTGAGGGGGTGACGGGGCCGACCGGCGGGCGAGGGACGGCAGGCGGGTCGGCTCCGGGAGCGGGGCCGGATGGGTGCCCCGGGCCGAGGGCTGGCCGGGGACAGGCGGCGCGTCCGGCGAGGGGGGAGAGTGCAGGCCGGGGGAGGGGCGGCCGAGGCGGGCCGGAGGGCCCCGGGGAGGCAAGGCGTGGCAGAACCGACGGGTGGCTCAGCGGAACGGTACCGATGGCACTTCGGGACCGAGGCCGGATGACGGGCCGGAGGGCCGACGGGCAGCCGATTCAGCCGGACGGTTCCCCCCGAGCCCTACGGCGAGGGGGAGGGCAGGACGGCAGCGGAGCCTGTCCGACCCCGCTGCCCGACCTCCGTGAACTCAGCCGACCCAGGGGCGTAGGGCTGTATCGACTTGCGGCTCCGCCGCGTGGGCGCGATCAGCCACGGACAGCCCGCACCCGGCCACGCACCCCACTCTCACCCCCACCCCACGGCGCACAACCGCCGTCACCCCCCGGCAACTCAGCCCACGTTCACCGCACGCCAGGCCGCCCCAACCGCGGAGGACTCCGCACTCCCGGTCCCGTAGAGGTCCTTCGCCGCGCTGAGCGTCGCAGACCGCGCCCCCGCGTAGTTCGTCGAGGACGTCATGTAGACCGTCAGCGCCCGGTACCAGATCTTGCCGAGCTTCGCCCGACCGATCCCCGTCACCGAAGAGCCGTCACAGGTGGACGAGTTGTAGCTGACGCCGTTCACCGTCCTCGCCCCGCTGCCCTCCGCCAGCAGATACGCGAAGTGGTTGCCGATGCCCGACGAGTAGTGGACGTCGAGTTCCGCCGTCCCCGTGCTCCAGCAGTCCACCGAGACGCCGTCCTTCGACGGCTTGTCCATGTACCGAAGGGCGTTCCGGCCGAGGCCCGACCTGACGACCTTCTCGCCGATCAGGTAGTCGCCCGGGTCCGCGGAGTTGCCCGCGTGGAACTCCACGAGCGACCCGAAGATGTCCGACGTCGCCTCGTTCAGGCCACCGGACTCGCCCGAGTACGTCAGCGCGGCCGTCTTCGACGTCACGCCGTGCGTCATCTCGTGGCCGGCCACGTCCAGCGACACCAGCGGCCCGAGCTGGGTGCCGTCACCGTCGCCGTAGGTCATGCAGAAGCAACTGTCGTCCCAGAAGGCGTTGTTGTAGTCGTTCCCGTAGTGCACGCGGTTGAACGAGCCCTTGCCGTCTCCCGCGATGCCCTTACGGCCGTGGACGTCCTTGTAGTAGTCCCACGTCATGTCCGTGCCGTGCTGGGCGTCCACCGCTGCCGTCGCACGATCGCTCGCCGCACCGGTGCCCCAGCGGTTGTCGGCGTCCGTGAAGACCGTCGACGGGGCGCGGTTGAGGCAGATGGTCAGGATGCACAGGTCGGTCTTGTTCGCCGCGTCCCCGGTGTACGTGCCTCCGCGCGTGGCGTCCTTCAACTGGTACGCCGACCCCGACGCCGTCGTCTCCAGCGGCACCGTGCCCGCGTACAGCGACTTCCCCTCGCCCGACGCCTTCTCGATGCTGTCCCACGCGTCGATCCGCGCCCCGGTGCGGGCGTCCGTCAGTACCGTGTGGGCGACCGGGTTGCCGGCGGAGTCCTGGGCGGCGGCGTCGGTGCGCCAGGCCAGCTTCGGGGCGCCGTGCAGGGCGTCGACCACCAGCTCGGGCTTGGACGTGAGCCGCTTCAGCGTCTCGCCGACGTTGGCCGCACGCAGCACGGTCGCCGCGAGGTCGGCCGCCTTCGGTGCCGAGACCTTGGGCGTCACGCTCGTGAGGGAGAGCGCGTCCTTCGTCGCGCGGGAGGCGCTGCGGTACGTACCGTCCTTTGCCAG comes from the Streptomyces sp. NBC_00443 genome and includes:
- a CDS encoding M4 family metallopeptidase → MSRIRPHLRGSRLATAGIVAATATLLATTLSPNADADDSPTRATALKNAASALKEHAGSLGLTAAQDTTVRDVIVDTDGTQHIRYDRSYRQLPVLGGDFVVHLAKDGTYRSASRATKDALSLTSVTPKVSAPKAADLAATVLRAANVGETLKRLTSKPELVVDALHGAPKLAWRTDAAAQDSAGNPVAHTVLTDARTGARIDAWDSIEKASGEGKSLYAGTVPLETTASGSAYQLKDATRGGTYTGDAANKTDLCILTICLNRAPSTVFTDADNRWGTGAASDRATAAVDAQHGTDMTWDYYKDVHGRKGIAGDGKGSFNRVHYGNDYNNAFWDDSCFCMTYGDGDGTQLGPLVSLDVAGHEMTHGVTSKTAALTYSGESGGLNEATSDIFGSLVEFHAGNSADPGDYLIGEKVVRSGLGRNALRYMDKPSKDGVSVDCWSTGTAELDVHYSSGIGNHFAYLLAEGSGARTVNGVSYNSSTCDGSSVTGIGRAKLGKIWYRALTVYMTSSTNYAGARSATLSAAKDLYGTGSAESSAVGAAWRAVNVG